In Ipomoea triloba cultivar NCNSP0323 chromosome 7, ASM357664v1, a single genomic region encodes these proteins:
- the LOC116025101 gene encoding CBL-interacting serine/threonine-protein kinase 6-like, giving the protein MAAAAEDKCGVLHGKYELGRMLGHGTFAKVYHARNLHSGNSVAMKVVGKEKVIKVGMMDQIKREISVMKMVKHPNIVELHEVLASKTKIYFAMELVRGGELFAKISKGRLREELARNYFQQLISAIDFCHSRGVYHRDLKPENLLLDEDGHLKVTDFGLSAFSDHLRQDGMLHTTCGTPAYVAPEVIAKKGYDGAKVDIWSCGVILYVLLAGFLPFQDDNIVAMYRKIYRGDFKCPPWLSSDARKLITKMLDPNPNSRITIAKIMSSSWFKKSVPRSLRKNEDEEFSFSGDKAKEEVETLNAFHIISLSQGFDLSPLFEEKKKTEKEEMRFATTKPASSVISKLEEVAKTSNFSVKKSDSSVRLQGHESGRKGKLGISADIFTMNPSLLVVEVKKASGDTLEYNQFCSKELKPALKDIVWTSPTEHSTPA; this is encoded by the coding sequence atggcggcggcggcggaggataAATGCGGCGTTCTGCACGGGAAATACGAGCTGGGGAGGATGTTAGGGCACGGGACGTTCGCGAAGGTGTACCACGCGCGGAACCTGCATTCGGGGAACAGCGTGGCGATGAAGGTAGTGGGGAAGGAGAAGGTGATAAAAGTGGGGATGATGGACCAGATCAAGCGGGAGATTTCTGTTATGAAGATGGTGAAGCACCCTAACATTGTGGAGCTTCACGAGGTTTTGGCGAGCAAAACCAAGATTTACTTCGCCATGGAGCTCGTCCGCGGCGGCGAGTTATTCGCCAAGATCTCCAAAGGCCGCCTACGCGAGGAATTGGCGAGGAATTACTTCCAGCAGCTCATTTCCGCCATAGATTTCTGCCATAGCCGAGGAGTCTACCATAGGGATTTGAAGCCGGAGAATCTCCTCCTGGATGAAGATGGACACTTGAAGGTCACGGATTTCGGCCTCAGCGCTTTCTCCGACCATTTACGACAAGACGGCATGCTCCACACCACGTGCGGCACGCCGGCTTACGTGGCACCGGAGGTGATTGCTAAGAAGGGTTACGACGGCGCCAAGGTGGATATATGGTCCTGCGGGGTAATTTTATATGTTCTCTTAGCCGGATTTTTACCCTTCCAAGACGATAACATTGTCGCCATGTACCGGAAGATTTACAGAGGCGATTTCAAATGCCCGCCGTGGCTTTCCTCCGACGCGAGAAAACTAATCACCAAAATGCTAGACCCGAACCCTAATTCCAGAATCACCATTGCCAAAATCATGTCCTCGTCCTGGTTCAAGAAATCCGTCCCGAGATCCCTGAGGAAAAACGAAGACGAAGAATTTTCATTCTCCGGCGACAAGgccaaggaagaagtggagacGCTGAACGCCTTCCACATCATATCTCTCTCCCAGGGCTTCGATCTGAGCCCCCTGttcgaggagaagaagaagacggaGAAAGAAGAGATGAGATTCGCGACTACAAAGCCGGCGAGCAGTGTGATTTCGAAGCTAGAAGAGGTGGCAAAAACCAGTAATTTCAGTGTCAAAAAGAGCGATTCCAGCGTGAGATTGCAGGGACATGAGAGCGGAAGAAAAGGGAAACTGGGAATCTCAGCAGACATTTTCACGATGAATCCTTCGCTTCTGGTGGTGGAGGTGAAGAAAGCCAGCGGCGACACACTGGAATATAATCAGTTCTGCAGCAAAGAGCTAAAGCCTGCTCTTAAGGACATCGTCTGGACATCTCCAACTGAACATTCAACTCCTGCTTAA